In Haliaeetus albicilla chromosome 2, bHalAlb1.1, whole genome shotgun sequence, a single genomic region encodes these proteins:
- the ANLN gene encoding anillin isoform X1: MDPFTEKLLERTRARRENLQKKMAERPKTGLRPTMQTKRVREPLLETGNQAPLPGEEAKPGTKPSPSKRLCPNDMETQASSSENIQPVPSSCTSNHYPEMTSELHVTASNRASLVQPLEKGKTNTKSETPAALSVKTRMQKLAEQRRCWDSEDPSECVPLSSLQSKDLSVSPPKQTSSALVSDTPIGRRGRLANLAATIGSWEDDLSHPSAKQNNAQEQPGTTCLSKLSTTSGASARINSSSVKQEAASCSQRLVEASINKPANSKIEDSNNFLTQSSRVTVPCSKESELRQQLTENPCSPQKAEKRTQTAKSTLPQPVQSKVEPVKGTHVQLEPKGKPTTPGGSGIKPFLERFGERCQERSARSPATNTSGCRTPIVTPNTRTIQERLLKQNENSSTASLALQLKQERERELACLRGRFDRGNLWSAEKSESSKRKLPEAKMESQSQASPKHPPSSDATAFGSAEDKPAGDTQAKSPSVESSDASKCEETDKPSLLKTTEPKSLLEVMSISRLEQLAEKPKDEVYEIEMSVDDETNSSKVINEIFEVLQEDGPDIEKLKKEMSMSLEGESEEEEQEESLNISSMSLLTPLVESVGPEAFVSPCKSTGEGSSISDISLKSEKFQRTKVPRAESGDSIGSMSEDRNLPYSVDAYRSQRFKETDRPSIKQIIVRKEDVTSKLEMKKNGPSDQVNIKKKMQELNNEINMQQTVIHQASQALNCCFDEEHGKGSQEEAEAERLLLLATEKRTALLEELNKLKSEGPHSKRNKAASTSTEFAPSRGSVSISEMRLPLKADFVCGTVQKPEAANYYYVIILRSGAENMVATPLASTASSLNGDALTFTTTFIMHDVSNDFEINIEVYSLVQRKEVTSTDKRKKANKSKVITPKRLLTSITSKSTLLTPAMASPGGPNAVRTTNFILVGSHKLSLSSVGNAKFALDKINFEGEEKELLGYMFPDKVPVLSPLEGHIYLKLKCQVDSSVEEKGFLTMFEDVSGFGAWHRRWCVLSGNCISYWTYPDDEKRKHPLGRINLANCTNHQIEPANREFCARPNTFELITVRPQREDDRETLVSQCRDTLCVTKNWLSADTKEERNLWMQKLNQVLVDLRMWQPDACYKPIGKL, translated from the exons atgGATCCGTTCACTGAG AAACTCCTTGAAAGAACCCGTGCCCGGCGAGAGaacctgcagaagaaaatggcTGAGCGGCCCAAGACAGGACTGAGACCCACGATGCAGACCAAGAGGGTCAGAGAGCCTTTGTTAGAAACTGGTAACCAGGCACCTCTTCCTGGTGAAGAAG CGAAACCTGGTACAAAGCCATCACCATCGAAGAGGCTCTGCCCTAACGATATGGAGACTCAGGCTTCCAGTTCGGAGAACATACAGCCAGTTCCCTCAAGTTGCACAAGCAATCATTATCCTGAGATGACTTCAGAGTTGCATGTAACTGCTTCTAACAGGGCTTCATTGGTTCAGCCtcttgagaaaggaaaaacaaacaccaagTCAGAAACTCCTGCAGCCCTTTCAGTCAAAACACGTATGCAGAAATTGGCAGAACAGCGACGCTGCTGGGATAGCGAGG atccCTCTGAATGTGTTCCTCTGTCTTCCCTCCAGTCAAAAGATCTGTCTGTTTCTCCACCTAAGCAGACATCTAGTGCCCTGGTAAGTGATACCCCTATTGGGAGAAGAGGCCGTTTAGCTAACCTTGCTGCTACAATTGGTTCCTGGGAAGATGACCTAAGTCATCcatctgcaaagcaaaacaatgcACAAGAACAGCCTGGCACTACTTGTTTATCCAAATTGTCCACTACAAGTGGAGCATCTGCTAGAATCAATAGTAGCAGTGTAAAGCAGGAAGCTGCATCCTGTTCTCAAAGGCTTGTTGAGGCTTCTATTAATAAACCAGCAAACTCAAAGATAGAG gattcaaacaattttttaacACAATCCTCAAGAGTCACTGTTCCCTGTTCTAAAGAATCTGAACTACGACAACAGTTAACAGAGAATCCCTGCAGCCCTCAGAAAGCTGAAAAGCGTacacaaacagcaaaatcaaCTTTGCCTCAACCAGTTCAGTCCAAAGTAGAGCCAGTCAAAGGAACACATGTGCAACTTGAACCTAAGGGTAAACCCACAACACCAG GGGGATCAGGAATTAAGCCCTTCCTGGAACGCTTTGGGGAGCGCTGTCAAGAGCGTAGTGCACGGAGTCCTGCTACGAATACTTCAGGGTGCAGAACACCCATTGTTACCCCAAATACAAGGACAATCCAGGAAAGGCTTCTCAAACAAAATGAGAATTCCTCTACTGCCAGTTTAGCACTCCAGCTTAAGCAG GAACGTGAACGAGAACTTGCATGCCTTCGTGGCCGGTTTGATAGGGGCAATCTGTGGAGTGCAGAGAAAAGTGAAAGTTCGAAGAGAAAACTTCCAGAAGCTAAAATG GAAAGCCAATCTCAGGCTAGTCCAAAACATCCTCCTAGTTCAGATGCCACTGCTTTTGGATCAGCAGAAGACAAACCAGCAGGTGACACGCAAGCGAAGTCTCCCAGTGTGGAGTCTTCAG ATGCTTCTAAATGTGAAGAGACTGATAAACCCAGTCTTCTGAAGACCACTGAGCCAAAGAGCCTGCTAGAAGTGATGTCTATCTCAAGACTTGAACAACTTGCTGAGAAACCGAAAG ATGAAGTATACGAAATTGAAATGAGTGTGGATGATGAGACGAATAGCTCAAAAGTGATAAATGAAATTTTTGAAGTTCTTCAAGAGGATGGTCCAGACatagaaaagctgaagaaagaaatgagcaTGAGCTTGGAAGGTGAaagtgaggaggaggagcaggaagagTCACTGAATATTTCATCAATGTCTCTGTTAACCCCTCTAGTGGAATCTGTTGGTCCAGAG GCCTTTGTCTCTCCTTGTAAGTCAACTGGTGAAGGTAGTAGTATCAGTGATATAAGTCTGAAGTCTGAAAAGTTCCAAAGGACTAAAGTCCCCAGGGCAGAATCCGGAGACAGTATAGGCTCTATGTCAGAAGATCGCAACCTTCCATATAG TGTTGATGCATATAGGTCTCAAAGATTTAAAGAAACCGATCGTCCTTCAATAAAGCAAATCATTGTTCGCAAAGAAGATGTTACTTCTAAactagaaatgaaaaagaatggcCCATCTGATCAAGtcaatataaaaaagaaaatgcag GAGCTGAATAATGAGATCAATATGCAGCAGACAGTGATTCATCAAGCCAGTCAAGCTCTGAACTGCTGTTTTGATGAGGAACATGGAAAAGGGTCACAAGaagaagcagaggcagagagaCTTCTTCTCCTTGCAA CTGAGAAGAGAACTGCTTTATTGGAAGAACTGAATAAACTGAAGAGTGAGGGACCTCatagtaaaagaaataaagctgctTCTACATCTACTGAATTTGCTCCATCCAGGGGATctgtttccatttcagaaatgcGTCTACCTTTAAAAGCAGACTTTGTGTGTGGTACGGTTCAAAAGCCAG aagcagcaaattaCTACTATGTAATAATACTGAGATCTGGAGCAGAAAACATGGTTGCAACTCCATTAGCAAGTACTGCCAGCTCCCTGAATGGAGACGCTCTTACTTTTACTACGACATTTATTAT gCATGATGTGTCAAATGACTTCGAAATAAATATAGAAGTTTACAGTTTG GTGCAGAGAAAAGAAGTTACAAGCactgataaaaggaaaaaggcaaataaatctAAG GTTATCACTCCAAAGAGATTATTAACATCTATTACCTCT AAAAGCACCCTTCTTACTCCAG CCATGGCCAGTCCAGGTGGCCCTAATGCTGTACGCACTACTAATTTCATCCTTGTTGGATCCCACAAGCTATCGCTGTCTTCTGTAGGGAATGCCAAATTTGCGTTGGACAAG atAAATTttgaaggggaggaaaaagaactgTTGGGCTATATGTTCCCAGACAAG GTTCCTGTTTTGTCTCCTTTGGAAGGTCATATATATCTAAAGTTAAAATGCCAAGTGGACTCCTCTGTGGAGGAGAAAGGGTTCTTG actatgTTTGAAGATGTTAGTGGATTTGGAGCATGGCACAGGCGCTGGTGTGTGCTGTCTGGAAATTGTATATCTTACTGGACATACCCAGATGATGAAAAACGAAAG CATCCTTTGGGCCGGATAAACTTGGCTAACTGCACTAATCATCAGATCGAACCTGCCAACAGGGAGTTCTGTGCCCGTCCCAACACTTTTGAACTAATAACTGTCCGACCTCAGAGGGAGGATGACAGAGAGACTCTTGTCAGCCAATGCAGAGACACACTTTGTGTTACAAA GAACTGGCTGTCTGCTGATACTAAAGAAGAGCGTAACCTTTGGATGCAAAAGCTCAACCAAGTCCTTGTTGACCTTCGCATGTGGCAGCCTGATGCCTGCTACAAACCTATTGGAAAGCTTTAA
- the ANLN gene encoding anillin isoform X2, which translates to MDPFTEKLLERTRARRENLQKKMAERPKTGLRPTMQTKRVREPLLETGNQAPLPGEEAKPGTKPSPSKRLCPNDMETQASSSENIQPVPSSCTSNHYPEMTSELHVTASNRASLVQPLEKGKTNTKSETPAALSVKTRMQKLAEQRRCWDSEDPSECVPLSSLQSKDLSVSPPKQTSSALVSDTPIGRRGRLANLAATIGSWEDDLSHPSAKQNNAQEQPGTTCLSKLSTTSGASARINSSSVKQEAASCSQRLVEASINKPANSKIEDSNNFLTQSSRVTVPCSKESELRQQLTENPCSPQKAEKRTQTAKSTLPQPVQSKVEPVKGTHVQLEPKGKPTTPGGSGIKPFLERFGERCQERSARSPATNTSGCRTPIVTPNTRTIQERLLKQNENSSTASLALQLKQERERELACLRGRFDRGNLWSAEKSESSKRKLPEAKMESQSQASPKHPPSSDATAFGSAEDKPAGDTQAKSPSVESSDASKCEETDKPSLLKTTEPKSLLEVMSISRLEQLAEKPKDEVYEIEMSVDDETNSSKVINEIFEVLQEDGPDIEKLKKEMSMSLEGESEEEEQEESLNISSMSLLTPLVESVGPEAFVSPCKSTGEGSSISDISLKSEKFQRTKVPRAESGDSIGSMSEDRNLPYSVDAYRSQRFKETDRPSIKQIIVRKEDVTSKLEMKKNGPSDQVNIKKKMQELNNEINMQQTVIHQASQALNCCFDEEHGKGSQEEAEAERLLLLATEKRTALLEELNKLKSEGPHSKRNKAASTSTEFAPSRGSVSISEMRLPLKADFVCGTVQKPEAANYYYVIILRSGAENMVATPLASTASSLNGDALTFTTTFIMHDVSNDFEINIEVYSLVQRKEVTSTDKRKKANKSKVITPKRLLTSITSKSTLLTPAMASPGGPNAVRTTNFILVGSHKLSLSSVGNAKFALDKVPVLSPLEGHIYLKLKCQVDSSVEEKGFLTMFEDVSGFGAWHRRWCVLSGNCISYWTYPDDEKRKHPLGRINLANCTNHQIEPANREFCARPNTFELITVRPQREDDRETLVSQCRDTLCVTKNWLSADTKEERNLWMQKLNQVLVDLRMWQPDACYKPIGKL; encoded by the exons atgGATCCGTTCACTGAG AAACTCCTTGAAAGAACCCGTGCCCGGCGAGAGaacctgcagaagaaaatggcTGAGCGGCCCAAGACAGGACTGAGACCCACGATGCAGACCAAGAGGGTCAGAGAGCCTTTGTTAGAAACTGGTAACCAGGCACCTCTTCCTGGTGAAGAAG CGAAACCTGGTACAAAGCCATCACCATCGAAGAGGCTCTGCCCTAACGATATGGAGACTCAGGCTTCCAGTTCGGAGAACATACAGCCAGTTCCCTCAAGTTGCACAAGCAATCATTATCCTGAGATGACTTCAGAGTTGCATGTAACTGCTTCTAACAGGGCTTCATTGGTTCAGCCtcttgagaaaggaaaaacaaacaccaagTCAGAAACTCCTGCAGCCCTTTCAGTCAAAACACGTATGCAGAAATTGGCAGAACAGCGACGCTGCTGGGATAGCGAGG atccCTCTGAATGTGTTCCTCTGTCTTCCCTCCAGTCAAAAGATCTGTCTGTTTCTCCACCTAAGCAGACATCTAGTGCCCTGGTAAGTGATACCCCTATTGGGAGAAGAGGCCGTTTAGCTAACCTTGCTGCTACAATTGGTTCCTGGGAAGATGACCTAAGTCATCcatctgcaaagcaaaacaatgcACAAGAACAGCCTGGCACTACTTGTTTATCCAAATTGTCCACTACAAGTGGAGCATCTGCTAGAATCAATAGTAGCAGTGTAAAGCAGGAAGCTGCATCCTGTTCTCAAAGGCTTGTTGAGGCTTCTATTAATAAACCAGCAAACTCAAAGATAGAG gattcaaacaattttttaacACAATCCTCAAGAGTCACTGTTCCCTGTTCTAAAGAATCTGAACTACGACAACAGTTAACAGAGAATCCCTGCAGCCCTCAGAAAGCTGAAAAGCGTacacaaacagcaaaatcaaCTTTGCCTCAACCAGTTCAGTCCAAAGTAGAGCCAGTCAAAGGAACACATGTGCAACTTGAACCTAAGGGTAAACCCACAACACCAG GGGGATCAGGAATTAAGCCCTTCCTGGAACGCTTTGGGGAGCGCTGTCAAGAGCGTAGTGCACGGAGTCCTGCTACGAATACTTCAGGGTGCAGAACACCCATTGTTACCCCAAATACAAGGACAATCCAGGAAAGGCTTCTCAAACAAAATGAGAATTCCTCTACTGCCAGTTTAGCACTCCAGCTTAAGCAG GAACGTGAACGAGAACTTGCATGCCTTCGTGGCCGGTTTGATAGGGGCAATCTGTGGAGTGCAGAGAAAAGTGAAAGTTCGAAGAGAAAACTTCCAGAAGCTAAAATG GAAAGCCAATCTCAGGCTAGTCCAAAACATCCTCCTAGTTCAGATGCCACTGCTTTTGGATCAGCAGAAGACAAACCAGCAGGTGACACGCAAGCGAAGTCTCCCAGTGTGGAGTCTTCAG ATGCTTCTAAATGTGAAGAGACTGATAAACCCAGTCTTCTGAAGACCACTGAGCCAAAGAGCCTGCTAGAAGTGATGTCTATCTCAAGACTTGAACAACTTGCTGAGAAACCGAAAG ATGAAGTATACGAAATTGAAATGAGTGTGGATGATGAGACGAATAGCTCAAAAGTGATAAATGAAATTTTTGAAGTTCTTCAAGAGGATGGTCCAGACatagaaaagctgaagaaagaaatgagcaTGAGCTTGGAAGGTGAaagtgaggaggaggagcaggaagagTCACTGAATATTTCATCAATGTCTCTGTTAACCCCTCTAGTGGAATCTGTTGGTCCAGAG GCCTTTGTCTCTCCTTGTAAGTCAACTGGTGAAGGTAGTAGTATCAGTGATATAAGTCTGAAGTCTGAAAAGTTCCAAAGGACTAAAGTCCCCAGGGCAGAATCCGGAGACAGTATAGGCTCTATGTCAGAAGATCGCAACCTTCCATATAG TGTTGATGCATATAGGTCTCAAAGATTTAAAGAAACCGATCGTCCTTCAATAAAGCAAATCATTGTTCGCAAAGAAGATGTTACTTCTAAactagaaatgaaaaagaatggcCCATCTGATCAAGtcaatataaaaaagaaaatgcag GAGCTGAATAATGAGATCAATATGCAGCAGACAGTGATTCATCAAGCCAGTCAAGCTCTGAACTGCTGTTTTGATGAGGAACATGGAAAAGGGTCACAAGaagaagcagaggcagagagaCTTCTTCTCCTTGCAA CTGAGAAGAGAACTGCTTTATTGGAAGAACTGAATAAACTGAAGAGTGAGGGACCTCatagtaaaagaaataaagctgctTCTACATCTACTGAATTTGCTCCATCCAGGGGATctgtttccatttcagaaatgcGTCTACCTTTAAAAGCAGACTTTGTGTGTGGTACGGTTCAAAAGCCAG aagcagcaaattaCTACTATGTAATAATACTGAGATCTGGAGCAGAAAACATGGTTGCAACTCCATTAGCAAGTACTGCCAGCTCCCTGAATGGAGACGCTCTTACTTTTACTACGACATTTATTAT gCATGATGTGTCAAATGACTTCGAAATAAATATAGAAGTTTACAGTTTG GTGCAGAGAAAAGAAGTTACAAGCactgataaaaggaaaaaggcaaataaatctAAG GTTATCACTCCAAAGAGATTATTAACATCTATTACCTCT AAAAGCACCCTTCTTACTCCAG CCATGGCCAGTCCAGGTGGCCCTAATGCTGTACGCACTACTAATTTCATCCTTGTTGGATCCCACAAGCTATCGCTGTCTTCTGTAGGGAATGCCAAATTTGCGTTGGACAAG GTTCCTGTTTTGTCTCCTTTGGAAGGTCATATATATCTAAAGTTAAAATGCCAAGTGGACTCCTCTGTGGAGGAGAAAGGGTTCTTG actatgTTTGAAGATGTTAGTGGATTTGGAGCATGGCACAGGCGCTGGTGTGTGCTGTCTGGAAATTGTATATCTTACTGGACATACCCAGATGATGAAAAACGAAAG CATCCTTTGGGCCGGATAAACTTGGCTAACTGCACTAATCATCAGATCGAACCTGCCAACAGGGAGTTCTGTGCCCGTCCCAACACTTTTGAACTAATAACTGTCCGACCTCAGAGGGAGGATGACAGAGAGACTCTTGTCAGCCAATGCAGAGACACACTTTGTGTTACAAA GAACTGGCTGTCTGCTGATACTAAAGAAGAGCGTAACCTTTGGATGCAAAAGCTCAACCAAGTCCTTGTTGACCTTCGCATGTGGCAGCCTGATGCCTGCTACAAACCTATTGGAAAGCTTTAA